In bacterium, the following are encoded in one genomic region:
- a CDS encoding YncE family protein: protein MYIEINPPRRTRAVGITIAVSLAVHALLWAAATNLGTRPMSESYLVELIAKPAPAPTPAPTPAPTPAPTPKPKP from the coding sequence ATGTACATTGAAATCAACCCGCCCCGCCGAACGCGCGCCGTCGGCATCACGATTGCCGTTTCGCTCGCGGTGCACGCGCTTTTGTGGGCGGCGGCGACGAATCTCGGCACCCGGCCGATGTCGGAGAGCTACCTCGTCGAGCTGATCGCCAAACCCGCGCCCGCGCCGACTCCGGCGCCCACGCCCGCTCCGACCCCCGCTCCGACGCCAAAGCCCAAGCC
- a CDS encoding biopolymer transporter ExbD, which yields MAQMQGSEDEPITAINVTPLVDIVLVLLIIFMVTATFIVAPQIKVELPKAATGETSEPRNFAVVITADGTLHLDGEPVAMPDIVSYIESRLPNEPDLQAIISADKNVLHGRVIEIVDLVRRNGVRRFAINVEPANED from the coding sequence ATGGCGCAGATGCAAGGCAGCGAGGACGAGCCGATCACGGCGATCAACGTCACGCCGCTCGTCGACATCGTGCTCGTTCTGCTCATCATTTTCATGGTGACGGCGACGTTCATCGTCGCGCCGCAGATCAAGGTCGAGCTACCCAAGGCCGCGACGGGCGAGACGTCCGAGCCGCGCAACTTCGCCGTCGTCATCACCGCGGACGGCACGCTTCATCTGGACGGCGAGCCGGTCGCCATGCCGGACATCGTGAGCTACATCGAAAGCCGCCTGCCCAACGAGCCGGACCTGCAGGCGATCATCTCCGCGGACAAAAACGTGCTCCACGGCCGCGTCATCGAGATCGTGGATCTCGTGCGCCGCAACGGCGTGCGCCGGTTCGCGATCAACGTCGAGCCGGCGAACGAGGATTGA
- a CDS encoding MotA/TolQ/ExbB proton channel family protein, with translation MHLSTLWLALSTQAPALTPEETLGVAIGASPAASPIAEIAATPAPAAVADSAFSGGLEQLLLSVSTQSATAILYLLLFLSVLSFAIAVERYLHYRRERSQSDELKAQLVRQLDAHKPAEALAVVKNQPGIKAAVLREGLANFHEGPDVLRELMESRLVLERNRLDRRLIILGTIGNNAPFIGLLGTVMGIIRAFHDLARAATQGPNVVMAGISEALVATAVGLFVAIPAVVFFNYFKSKQRDFVDDARAAANIVLAFASRDTSKAKIAHLTRPASQA, from the coding sequence AACGCTCGGCGTTGCGATTGGCGCGTCGCCCGCCGCGTCGCCCATCGCCGAGATCGCGGCGACGCCGGCGCCGGCTGCCGTGGCCGATTCGGCGTTTTCCGGCGGGCTCGAACAGCTTTTGCTTTCGGTATCGACGCAGTCCGCGACCGCGATTTTATATCTGTTGCTTTTCCTTTCGGTGTTGTCGTTCGCCATCGCGGTCGAGCGGTATTTGCACTACCGCCGCGAACGTTCGCAAAGCGACGAGCTGAAAGCGCAACTCGTGCGTCAACTCGATGCGCACAAGCCGGCCGAGGCGCTGGCCGTCGTGAAAAACCAGCCGGGCATCAAGGCCGCCGTGTTGCGTGAAGGGCTCGCGAATTTTCACGAAGGGCCGGACGTGCTGCGCGAGCTTATGGAAAGCCGGCTCGTACTGGAACGCAATCGCCTGGACCGGCGTCTCATCATTCTGGGGACGATCGGCAACAACGCCCCGTTCATCGGGCTTTTGGGCACGGTCATGGGCATCATCCGCGCGTTTCACGATCTGGCTCGCGCGGCGACGCAGGGGCCGAATGTGGTGATGGCCGGCATCTCCGAGGCGCTCGTCGCGACGGCGGTGGGGCTGTTCGTCGCGATTCCGGCGGTGGTGTTTTTCAACTACTTCAAGTCGAAGCAGCGCGACTTCGTGGACGACGCGCGCGCCGCGGCGAACATCGTGCTGGCGTTCGCGAGCCGCGACACGTCGAAGGCGAAAATCGCGCACCTGACGCGGCCGGCGTCGCAGGCCTGA